The following are from one region of the Silene latifolia isolate original U9 population chromosome 9, ASM4854445v1, whole genome shotgun sequence genome:
- the LOC141601347 gene encoding uncharacterized protein LOC141601347 produces the protein MSEERLAEWIRDIEKIFEYKGYTDVKASVGLMLQAFKLFSNSSGLSMNCSKSSFYYNGIDAQLVTEIERATGMKRGTVPFKYLGVTVSQKCLSVMDCNILVDKIVDRIRSLGSRKLSYAGRLVLIKAVLNSLHSYWARIFILTKTVISKLEAICRAFLWYGTDNKESPMLVSWETICRARNQGGLGLRDFHAWNLAAIGKYAWWVAQKTDHLWVKWVHAIYIKNTCWNEYEPGSGSSWAWRKICQVKHLLKDHIFNADIEHYNSQTGYQVLKPEMDKVSWYPWVLNQWIIPKQNFLCWLIAHQKLTTQDRLIRMHIIQSNRCFLCGLQEESHEHLFFSCIFSKKCKDLVASWCVLELPCLEVIQWWVQLREHSACKKKIVAVILASLMYNIWNARNVSRVDGYVSRPGCILQRVKNEVKMRLGQLQIKSRNTRALNWIEYIRQH, from the exons atgagtgaagagagacttgctg AATGGATTAGGGATATTGAGAAAATCTTTGAGTATAAAGGTTACACTGATGTTAAGGCCTCTGTAGGTCTGATGCTACAAGCTTTCAAGCTGTTCTCAAATTCCTCTGGACTTTCCATGAATTGCAGCAAGTCCAGCTTCTATTATAATGGTATTGATGCTCAGTTGGTGACTGAAATAGAGCGAGCAACTGGTATGAAAAGAGGTACTGTTCCTTTCAAATATTTGGGGGTTACAGTTTCCCAAAAATGTTTGTCAGTTATGGATTGCAATATCCTGGTGGATAAGATTGTTGACAGGATAAGGAGTCTAGGGTCTAGGAAGCTTTCCTATGCTGGACGGCTTGTATTGATCAAAGCTGTGCTTAATTCCTTGCACAGTTATTGGGCTAGAATCTTTATCCTTACCAAAACTGTTATTAGCAAACTGGAGGCTATTTGTAGAGCTTTCTTATGGTATGGCACTGATAACAAGGAGAGTCCAATGTTGGTTTCATGGGAGACAATATGCAGAGCAAGAAATCAGGGGGGTCTAGGACTGAGAGACTTTCATGCTTGGAATCTTGCTGCTATAGGAAAATATGCTTGGTGGGTGGCCCAAAAGACTGACCATCTTTGGGTAAAATGGGTGCATGCCATCTACATAAAGAATACCTGCTGGAATGAGTATGAACCTGGGAGTGGCAGCAGCTGGGCTTGGCGTAAAATTTGCCAGGTTAAGCATTTACTTAAAGATCACATTTTCAATGCGGATATAGAGCATTATAACAGTCAGACAGGTTATCAGGTGCTGAAACCAGAGATGGACAAGGTATCTTGGTATCCTTGGGTGCTAAATCAGTGGATCATCCCTAAACAAAACTTCTTATGTTGGTTGATTGCTCATCAGAAGTTAACAACTCAGGATAGGCTGATAAGGATGCACATCATTCAGAGTAATAGGTGTTTCCTGTGTGGATTACAAGAAGAGTCTCATGAACATCTCTTTTTTTCCTGTATTTTCAGTAAAAAATGCAAAGATTTGGTTGCCAGTTGGTGTGTGCTTGAGCTTCCATGTCTGGAAGTGATTCAGTGGTGGGTTCAGTTACGTGAGCATAGTGCTTGCAAGAAGAAAATCGTTGCTGTAATCTTAGCAAGTCTAATGTACAACATTTGGAATGCAAGGAATGTCAGCAGGGTGGATGGATATGTCAGTAGGCCTGGTTGCATTCTGCAACGGGTCAAGAATGAGGTGAAAATGAGATTAGGGCAATTACAGATCAAAAGTCGCAATACTAGGGCTTTAAATTGGATTGAGTACATTAGGCAGCATTAA